DNA from Flavobacteriales bacterium:
GCCGCTGAAGGCTGACGCTCCCCGTCCCGGACTGCCGCTGGCCCTCTACGGCGGTAGCGCCCACTCTTCCATCGCCCACCATCGGAAAACCCATCCATCATGACGCGCATCGAGAGCAAGAGAGTCACCATCGCCAAGCCGGCTTCCGAGCTGCACGCCTTCCTGCAGGACATGAACAACTTCAGGCAGCTGCTGCCCGAAGGGCGCATCAGCGATTGGCAGAGCGATGGGAAATCGTGCTCGTTCAAGGTGCAGGGCGCCGCGACCATCGGCCTGGAGCTGGCGGGCGGCGATGCCCCTGGCCTGCTGAAGCTGAAGGCCACCGAGCGCAGTCCCTTCCCCTTCACGCTCGATGTGCACCTGAAGGAGGAGAACGGCGCCACCACAGCCTGGCAGGAGTTCAATGCCGAGCTCAACCCCTTCATCAAGATGATGGTGGAGAAGCCGCTGGGGAACCTCTTCGATCATATCGCGGATAGGATGGCGGCGGTGCATGGGTAGCCCACGTGTTCATGCGGTCCTGTGCAGATGGGCTCACGGTCTCAAGTGCTCTCGTATGGATATGGGCAGAATAGCGGACAGGACCAACGGGGGTTCCATACAGCTCGTTGACTAACGATGGCGGGTCGCAGGAACCGAGTGAGCGACGATGATGCGAAGCCTGCGAAGCTCTCCAGAGCCGCGCTGCGCAAGTTCTTCCGCGTGTTCCGCTACATGCGCGAGCAGCGTGGGCTCTTCGCGGTGGGGATGCTGTGCCTGCTGCTCACCAGCCTGCTGAGCGCGGCCTTCCCCTGGCTCATCGGCCACCTGATCGATGCGCGCGCCACCACGGGCTTCTGGGAGGCGCCGTTGATGGACACCGCCAATGTGCACTCCATCCTCAAGCTGCTGCTGCTGGTCTTCGCCGCGCAGGCCTTCTTCGGGTTCTGGCGCATCTGGAGCTTCGGGGCGGTGACCGAGAACGCCCTCACCCGACTGCGGCGCGACACCTACGCCCACCTGCTGAAGCTGCCCATGTCCTTCTTCGCGCAGCGCCGCGTGGGCGAACTGAACAGCCGCATCAGCGCCGATGTGGCCCTGCTGCAGGACGCCTTCACCAGCGTGCTAGCCGAATTCCTCCGGCAGTTCGTGGTGCTCACCGTGTGCATCGTGGCGCTCACCTACCTCAGCACCGAACTGATGCTCACCATGCTGGCCACGCTGCCCGTGGTGATGCTCGTGGCCGTCTTCTTCGGGCGCTTCATCCGCAAGCTGAGCAAGCAGGTGCAGGACCGTATCGCCGAAAGCAACGTGATCGTGGACGAGACGCTGCAGGGCATCCAGAGCGTGAAGGCCTTCAGCAACGAGGGCCACGAGACGCAGCGCTACAGCGCCAGTGTGCTCGGCGCGCGCCAACTGGCCCTGAAGAGCTTGCGCTGGCGGGGCGGCTTCGTCAGCTTCATCATCTTCTGCATGTTCGGCGTGGTGGTCTTCGTGGTGTACCGCGCGGCCCTGCTGAAGGAGGCCGGCGAGATGAGCGTGGGCGGCATCACCTCCTTCGTGGCCTTCAGCATCATGATCGGCGCCAGCATCGCGGGCATCCCCGAACAGGTCACTTCCCTGTTGAAGGCCGTGGGCGCCACCGAGCGCCTGATGGACCTGCACGACGAGGCCACCGAGCCCGTGAGCCTGGCCGCCCGCAAGGAGCACCTGCCGCTGCGGGGCGCCATCACCTTCCAGCGCGTGGCCTTCCACTACGCCTCACGGCCCGACATGTCCGTGCTGCACGAGGTGTCGTTCCATGCCGAGCCCGGACAGCGCATCGCGCTGGTGGGCCCCAGCGGCGCCGGCAAGAGCACGGTGGCCTCATTGGTGCTGCGCTTCTACGATCCGGTGAGCGGGCGCGTGCTGATCGATGGCCAGGATGCACGCGAATACGACCTTTCGGCGCTGCGCGACCGCATGGCCATCGTCCCGCAAGAGGTGCTGCTCTTCGGGGGCAGCATCCGCGAGAACATCGCCTACGGCAGGCCCGGCGCGAGCGATGCCGAGATCGAGGCGGCGGCGCGCAAGGCCAATGCGCACGATTTCATCGCCTCCTTCCCCGAGGGCTACAAGACCATCGTGGGCGAGCGCGGCATCCAGCTCAGCGGCGGCCAGCGGCAGCGCATCGCCATTGCCCGCGCGGTGCTGAAGGACCCCGCGATCCTCATCCTCGACGAGGCCACCAGCGCATTGGACAGCGAGAGCGAGCGCCTGGTGCAGGAGGCCTTGGAGCAATTGATGAAGGGCCGCACGAGCCTCGTGATCGCGCATCGGTTGAGCACCATCCGGGATGCCGATCGCATCCTTGTGCTCGACAAGGGCGTGGTGGCGGAGAGTGGCACGCACGAGGAGCTGATCGCGAATGCGAACGGCTTGTACAGCAGCTTGAGCCGCCTGCAGTTCGACCAGAGCTTGGCCTAGTCAGGCACTCATTCAATCCAATGCGACGAAACGCCTGACCCGCGTAGCGGAAGCGTTGCGAAGCAGAGCCAGCCGCACGCCGCCAGAGAAGCCAGGAGGTGCTGGGATCGTTTCCTGGCCCCCGCTCACCTGCTGCTGAAACAGGACTCGACCGGATGCATCCGTGATCATGAGGTCACCACCGGAATGTCCACCCAGCCGGATCAGTCCATTGGCATAGTGCACAGAGAAATCGTCAGCAGCTTCCGCGTCCTCGATGCCCACGGCGCTTTCGTAGCTGATCAAGCAGACCGTCCCTGAATACTGAAAGATGTCAACGATGTCGAGGTATGCCGTGCCCAGGTGCCTGAACACATGCCGATTGGCAACCGACCAGGGGAAGTGATGCAGCAACTCACCCGGTGTGTCCGACGCACCGCAGGCATCGAACACCTTCATCCTCGGATAAATGCCACCGCAATACATGTTCTGATCGAGGTCAACGACGATTGAATCGCCGGGAGTGAGGTATACGGTGAGCCCCACCATGAAGCTGGAAGGAGAGACATTGGCCAACAACTCAATGGAGCCATCCGCCCGTTTGATCGACACCGTGAAAGGAACAAGGCAATCCTTCGCGAAGGCTGCTGGCAAACCCGATCCAACGCCCAAGCAGAGCCCGAGCAACGCGCGACAAACCGGTGATCGTATCAGCATGACCACGATACAACGATAACTGCGCTGGATCATTGCCGCTGCCGGCAGCACATGGCTCACAATACCACCTCCACCACCTTCTTCGTCGCGAAGAACTCCTCCTCGAAGTGCTCGGATAGTTCGTGCACCCGGTAGCGCTGCTTGATCGGCAGCAGCTCATCGGCGAGCTCGCCGCCCTTGAGGTAGTAGAGCTTCCCCTCCCCTTTCGGCACCAGGTGCCTGGTCATGCGCAGGAACTCGGGCAGGGTGGTCACCGCGCGGCTCACGATGAAGTCGTAGCGCTGCTTGTGGTCCTCGCTGCGCACCTGTTCGGCCGTGCAGTTGGTGAGGCCCAGGCCCTGGATGACGCCCTGCACGGCGGCGATCTTCTTGCCGATGCCATCGATGCCGTGGAAGGTGCAGTGCGGAAAGAGCACGGCGAGCGGCACCAAGGGGAAGCCACCGCCGGTGCCCACATCCACGATGCGCGTCCCTTTCTTGAACTGGACCACCTTGGCGATGCCGAGCGAGTGCAGGATGTGCCGCTCGTAGAGGTGCTCGAAGTCCTTGCGCGAGATGAGGTTGACGCGGGCGTTCCATTCGGCGTAGAGCGGGCCGAGGCGGGTGAAGAGCTCGCGCTGGTGGGCAGTGAGCTCGGGGAAGTACTTCAGGAGGAGGTCCATAATCAGATGATCAGATGATCAGAGAATCAGAATATCAGATGACCCGCTGCGGAAGAAGCATATGCGTATGGCGCGGCCGCTTGCTGTTCGGTCGCATCGTGCTTCGATGAACGGCGGTCTTCATCCGCGCCATAGCCGACCTCGCCTAAGCCGCCGATCAAGCCGATTCATTGAAGCAGGACCCGAACGCGCATTCCATTCTCTGATCCTCTGATTCTCTGATCATCTGATCGGGCTCAGATCGTGTCCTTGCGCGCGTCGAGGAGGCCCATGAGGAATTCGCGGGCGCGGAAGAGCTGGGCCTTGACGGTGCCCAGGGGCAGGTCGAGCTCCTCGGCGATCTCCTCGTAGCTGTATTCCTTGTAGTAGCGCAGCTCCACGAGGGTGCGGTAACGCGGCTTCAGCTTCTCCACCACCTCGCGCATGATGGCGTTCTTCTGCTCGCGGATGGTGACCTCGGCGGGATCGAGGCCATGACCCTTGAGCTCGATGGTCATCTCATCGCCGTCGTCGGTGCCGATGGGCGCATCGATGGAGAAGGTCTTCTTCTTCTGCTTGCGGATCCAGTCGATGCAGTTGTTGGAGGCGATCTTGAAGAGCCAGGTGCTGAAGGCGTAGTTGGGGGTGTACTGCTTCAGGCGGTTGAAGGCCTTCCCGAAGGCCTCGATGGTGAGGTCCTCCGCGTCGTCCTTGTTGTTGATCATCTTCAACAGCATGAAGTAGATGGAGTCGCGGTAGCGGCTCATCAACTCGGCATAGGCCTTCTGGTCGCCCTTGTCCACGGCGCGCCGCACGAGGAGGTAGTCGTATCGGGCCTTCTCGCTGAGGTTCTCGTTCACTTCCATCGCTTGGGCTTTACGAGGATCGTGCTGGCATAGAGCAACGGATCCAAAAGTAGGAACAGCCATTCCAGGGGCAGCGCGAACCACGCCACGGCCCCGGCCTGGAGCCGGCGCAGCGCGCTGATGGTGACCGGCAGGAGCAGGAGCAGCTGGGCGCCCAGGCCGATGGCGGCCTCGGCCCAGCGCTGCTGGTGCGCGAGAAGGGCCAGCGCCGCCCAGAACACGAGCCGGGCGAGCGGCAGCAGCATGAGCAGCACCTGGTGACCGAAGCGGTAGTGCACCGCAGTGGTGTAGTGCCGCCGCTTCCTGCGGATCCAGGCGGCGAGGCCGGGGGTGGGGCGCGTGGTCATGAAGCTGCGCGGATCGGCCACCACAGCGGTGTTGCCGCGCCGGGCCACCTCGTTGATGAAGAGGTCGTCATCGCCGCTCATGAGGTGGTTGTGGCGGCGCGGGCCGCTGGCGCCGAAGAAGACCTCGCTGGCGTAGCCCAGGTTGCGCCCCACGCCCATGTACGGCACGCCGGCCTGCGCGAAGCCCATGAACTGCATGGCCTTGACGGCCCCATCGTAGCGCTCCAGGATGGAGCCCAGGCCCGGCGACTTGGCGTAGGGGCTGTGCCCGATGACGATGCGGCGGCCGCTGCGGAAGCCCGCCGCCATCACCGAGATCCAGTCGCGGCCGGGGGGTACGCAGTCGGCATCGGTGAGCAGCACGAAGGGGTGCCTGGCGGCCCGTACGCCCACGCCCAGGGCGATCTTCTTGCCGTAATTGAATTTCTCGTCGGCCTGGATGTTCACCGGCCGGAGCCTCGGGTGATGGGGCTTCATCCATTGCAGGATCTCCCAGGTGTCGTCGTCGCTGCGGTCGTTCACCACCACCACCTCGAACTCGCGGTGGTCCTGGTCCATGAGCACCGGGATGAGCTCCTCCAGCGTGCGGGCCTCGTTGCGTGCGCAGATCACCACGCTCACGGGGAGGTCGCGGTCGGGCTCCACCTCGCGCTTGCCGAAAGCCAGCCGGGTGAACATGAGGGCGTGGTAGGCCAGCAGCACGATGAGCGCGCCCAGCAGCACCTGGAATTCGATGGACCACATGGAGAACGGCCGGTGCGCAAGCGGCCCCGGAGCGCTGGCGAAGCTATCCGGGGGCCTCGCGGGCGTCCCCCTGCGGGCGGGCCAGTTATGAACACCGGCAGCGGGGAAGACCCAGCGCCGGGCCCTCTACCTTCGCGGCCCTTCGCCCATGCGCTTCGACCTCCTGGCCACGGACCCGGCCTCCAACGCCCGCGCCGGGCTGCTGCACACCGACCACGGCGCCATCCCCACCCCCGTGTTCATGCCCGTGGGCACCCTGGGCGCCGTGAAGGCCGTGCATCCGCGCGAGCTGCGCAACGACCTGGACGCGCCGATCATGCTGAGCAACACCTACCACCTGTACCTGCGGCCCGGGACGGAGGTGCTGGAGCATGCGGGCGGGCTGCACCGGTTCAACGGGTGGGACCGCCCCATCCTCACCGACAGCGGGGGCTTCCAGGTGCACTCGCTCAGCGACATCCGCAAGATCACCGAGGAGGGCGTGAAGTTCCAGAGCCACATCGACGGCAGCCGCCACCTCTTCACCCCCGAGCGCGTGATGGACATCCAGCGCAGCATCGGGGCCGACATCTGCATGGCCTTCGACGAGTGCACGCCCTGGCCCTGCGAGCAGGCCTATGCCGAGAAGAGCATGCACCTGACCCACCGCTGGCTGGACCGCTGCATCGCGCGCTTCAGCAGCACCGCCCCCAGGTACGGGCACGAGCAGGCGCTCTTCCCCATCGTGCAGGGCAGCACCTTCCCCGAGCTGCGCAAGCGGAGCAGCGAGTACATCGCCGCCAAGGGTGCCGTGGGCAATGCCATCGGAGGCCTCAGCGTGGGCGAGCCCGAGGAGGAGATGTATGCCATGGCGGAACTGTGCTGCGGCATCCTGCCGAATGACAGGCCCCGCTACCTGATGGGCGTGGGCACCCCCTGGAACCTGCTGGAGAATATGGCCCGCGGCGTGGACATGTTCGATTGCGTGATGCCCACCCGCAACGGCCGCAACGGCATGCTCTTCACGCGGGAAGGCGTGGTGAACATCAAGAACAAGCAGTGGGCCGACGACCATTCGCCCTTGGACCCCGGCGGACACAGCTGGGTGGACACCGCCTACTCCCGCGCCTTCGTGCGCCACCTCTTCCAGAGCGGGGAGATGCTGGGGCAGCAGATCGCCAGCCTGCACAACCTGGGCTTCTACCTGGCGTTGATGCAGGAGGCCCGCGAACGCATCCTGGACGGTAGCTTCACCAGCTGGAAGAACACGTTGCTGCCGAAACTGAAGGTGAGACAATGATGATGCGCCACATCGACGTTCAGCTTCGGGCTTCGGGCCGCGGGCTTGTCCCGGATCCAGCCCGCAGCCCGAGGCCCGTGGCCCGTGCGCAGGCCCTTGCGCGATAGCCCTGCACATGCTCCGCATCCTCGACCGCTACATCCTGAGCCGGTTCCTCGGCACCTTCTTCTTCATGCTGGTGCTGATCATGCTCATCGCGGTGGTCTTCGACCTCAGTGAGAAGACCGAGGATTTCGCCGGAACGAAGGCCACCACGGGCGAGATCATCCTCGACTACTACGTCAACTTCGTGGTGTTCTACGCCAACCGGTTCAGCGGCCTGTTCACCTTCCTCGCGGTGCTGCTCTTCACCAGCCGGCTGGCGCACCGCAGCGAGGTGATCGCCATGCTCAGCAGCGGGGTGAGCTTCCCGCGCATCATGTGGCCCTACTTCCTGGGCGCAACGCTCCTCACCATCCTCTCCCTGGTCATCAACCACCTGGTGCTGCCCAAGGCCAACGAGGTGCGCCTCGCCTTCGAGGAAGCCTACATCCGCGTCACCTTCTCGGTGAAGGACCGGCACCTGCACCGCGAGATCGAGCCGGGCACCATCGCCTATTGCGAGCGCTACGGCGCCAAGGAGCGCACCCTCTACACCTTCGGCCTGGAGCGGTGGGAGAACGGCGCGCTGCGCAGCAAGCTCGATGCCGACCGTGCCGAGTACGACAGCCTGGGCGGCCGCTGGCGCATCATCAACTACAGCGCCCGCACCATGGGGCCCGAGGGCGACCGCCTCACGCGCGGCGCCCTCCTCGACACCGTGCTGCCCCTGCGCCCCGAGGACCTGGGCCAGCGCGTGGAGATGGCCATGGCCATGAGCACGCCCGAACTGAACGCCTACATCGAGAAGAAGCTGCGCCAGGGCGACGGCAAGGTGGGCCCCTACCTCATCGAGAAGCACCAGCGCACCGCCTATCCCC
Protein-coding regions in this window:
- the rsmG gene encoding 16S rRNA (guanine(527)-N(7))-methyltransferase RsmG; this encodes MIMDLLLKYFPELTAHQRELFTRLGPLYAEWNARVNLISRKDFEHLYERHILHSLGIAKVVQFKKGTRIVDVGTGGGFPLVPLAVLFPHCTFHGIDGIGKKIAAVQGVIQGLGLTNCTAEQVRSEDHKQRYDFIVSRAVTTLPEFLRMTRHLVPKGEGKLYYLKGGELADELLPIKQRYRVHELSEHFEEEFFATKKVVEVVL
- a CDS encoding LptF/LptG family permease, which gives rise to MLRILDRYILSRFLGTFFFMLVLIMLIAVVFDLSEKTEDFAGTKATTGEIILDYYVNFVVFYANRFSGLFTFLAVLLFTSRLAHRSEVIAMLSSGVSFPRIMWPYFLGATLLTILSLVINHLVLPKANEVRLAFEEAYIRVTFSVKDRHLHREIEPGTIAYCERYGAKERTLYTFGLERWENGALRSKLDADRAEYDSLGGRWRIINYSARTMGPEGDRLTRGALLDTVLPLRPEDLGQRVEMAMAMSTPELNAYIEKKLRQGDGKVGPYLIEKHQRTAYPLATYIFTLIGVGIASRKVRGGTGLHLALGVMLVLVYFFVVQFTTVAATNAGLDPFLAVWIPNIGYALIGAWIYRNAPK
- the tgt gene encoding tRNA guanosine(34) transglycosylase Tgt: MRFDLLATDPASNARAGLLHTDHGAIPTPVFMPVGTLGAVKAVHPRELRNDLDAPIMLSNTYHLYLRPGTEVLEHAGGLHRFNGWDRPILTDSGGFQVHSLSDIRKITEEGVKFQSHIDGSRHLFTPERVMDIQRSIGADICMAFDECTPWPCEQAYAEKSMHLTHRWLDRCIARFSSTAPRYGHEQALFPIVQGSTFPELRKRSSEYIAAKGAVGNAIGGLSVGEPEEEMYAMAELCCGILPNDRPRYLMGVGTPWNLLENMARGVDMFDCVMPTRNGRNGMLFTREGVVNIKNKQWADDHSPLDPGGHSWVDTAYSRAFVRHLFQSGEMLGQQIASLHNLGFYLALMQEARERILDGSFTSWKNTLLPKLKVRQ
- a CDS encoding glycosyltransferase; protein product: MWSIEFQVLLGALIVLLAYHALMFTRLAFGKREVEPDRDLPVSVVICARNEARTLEELIPVLMDQDHREFEVVVVNDRSDDDTWEILQWMKPHHPRLRPVNIQADEKFNYGKKIALGVGVRAARHPFVLLTDADCVPPGRDWISVMAAGFRSGRRIVIGHSPYAKSPGLGSILERYDGAVKAMQFMGFAQAGVPYMGVGRNLGYASEVFFGASGPRRHNHLMSGDDDLFINEVARRGNTAVVADPRSFMTTRPTPGLAAWIRRKRRHYTTAVHYRFGHQVLLMLLPLARLVFWAALALLAHQQRWAEAAIGLGAQLLLLLPVTISALRRLQAGAVAWFALPLEWLFLLLDPLLYASTILVKPKRWK
- a CDS encoding sigma-70 family RNA polymerase sigma factor, with amino-acid sequence MEVNENLSEKARYDYLLVRRAVDKGDQKAYAELMSRYRDSIYFMLLKMINNKDDAEDLTIEAFGKAFNRLKQYTPNYAFSTWLFKIASNNCIDWIRKQKKKTFSIDAPIGTDDGDEMTIELKGHGLDPAEVTIREQKNAIMREVVEKLKPRYRTLVELRYYKEYSYEEIAEELDLPLGTVKAQLFRAREFLMGLLDARKDTI
- a CDS encoding ABC transporter transmembrane domain-containing protein — protein: MAGRRNRVSDDDAKPAKLSRAALRKFFRVFRYMREQRGLFAVGMLCLLLTSLLSAAFPWLIGHLIDARATTGFWEAPLMDTANVHSILKLLLLVFAAQAFFGFWRIWSFGAVTENALTRLRRDTYAHLLKLPMSFFAQRRVGELNSRISADVALLQDAFTSVLAEFLRQFVVLTVCIVALTYLSTELMLTMLATLPVVMLVAVFFGRFIRKLSKQVQDRIAESNVIVDETLQGIQSVKAFSNEGHETQRYSASVLGARQLALKSLRWRGGFVSFIIFCMFGVVVFVVYRAALLKEAGEMSVGGITSFVAFSIMIGASIAGIPEQVTSLLKAVGATERLMDLHDEATEPVSLAARKEHLPLRGAITFQRVAFHYASRPDMSVLHEVSFHAEPGQRIALVGPSGAGKSTVASLVLRFYDPVSGRVLIDGQDAREYDLSALRDRMAIVPQEVLLFGGSIRENIAYGRPGASDAEIEAAARKANAHDFIASFPEGYKTIVGERGIQLSGGQRQRIAIARAVLKDPAILILDEATSALDSESERLVQEALEQLMKGRTSLVIAHRLSTIRDADRILVLDKGVVAESGTHEELIANANGLYSSLSRLQFDQSLA